The following are from one region of the Stanieria sp. NIES-3757 genome:
- the cysA gene encoding similar to sulfate transport ATP-binding protein CysA, translating to MIEPIVELKGISKSFGKKIIFNNLDLKIYPGDALGVIGPSGTGKSTILRLIAGLMSPDAGEVYIQGQKRQWTVEEGGESMDVGMVFQQSALFDSLTVNENVGFALYRYSKLPPPQIREQVDLTLEIVGLPGIGDLYPAELSGGMRKRVSLARSIITDPQNTSEAPHIILYDEPTAGLDPVASTKIENLICDLLNQHNIYSTYTIVTHQDSTIRRTTKRIVFLYRGKIQWDGSTSEAYTSDHPLLKQFFSGSVEGSIQ from the coding sequence ATGATTGAGCCAATAGTTGAACTTAAAGGTATTAGTAAGTCTTTTGGTAAAAAAATCATTTTTAATAATCTAGACTTAAAAATTTATCCAGGAGACGCTTTAGGGGTAATTGGTCCTTCCGGTACCGGCAAATCAACAATTTTGCGCCTTATTGCTGGCTTGATGAGTCCCGATGCCGGAGAAGTTTACATCCAAGGACAAAAACGGCAATGGACAGTCGAAGAAGGTGGCGAATCGATGGATGTCGGTATGGTATTTCAGCAATCGGCTTTGTTTGACTCGTTAACCGTCAATGAAAATGTTGGCTTTGCCCTGTATCGTTACTCTAAGCTCCCACCACCACAAATTAGGGAACAAGTAGATCTAACATTAGAAATAGTTGGTCTTCCAGGAATTGGCGATCTTTATCCAGCCGAGCTATCGGGGGGAATGCGCAAGCGGGTGAGTTTAGCTCGTTCGATTATCACCGATCCTCAAAATACTAGCGAAGCTCCTCATATTATCCTTTACGATGAACCAACCGCAGGTCTAGACCCTGTTGCCTCAACAAAGATTGAAAATCTTATCTGCGATCTACTTAACCAGCACAATATCTATAGTACCTACACCATAGTGACCCACCAAGATAGTACGATTCGCCGTACTACTAAGCGGATCGTGTTTCTGTATCGGGGTAAAATACAATGGGATGGTTCTACAAGCGAGGCTTATACTTCCGATCATCCTCTGTTGAAACAATTTTTCAGCGGTAGTGTCGAGGGGTCTATTCAATAA
- the icaR gene encoding Biofilm operon icaADBC HTH-type negative transcriptional regulator IcaR produces the protein MVQPKEDRRIQRTRQLLSTALLKLIEERGYDSLTVNDITEQANVGRATFYLHYQDKEQLLVESLEEMFSQLEDLIAPLSETLGEEHYSTATRLLFQHFGDHHRLYRVLLTEKGAAMVFPRLLEIVSEIAEQIAGQDVISKSVEQPQTLISTNLVGHYVAGAFLGSVVWWLNNNKPYSAEQMAAVYVHLMDPGVTKVLGIASAELPELSDVFTGIVKLARSDKDDSW, from the coding sequence ATGGTTCAACCTAAAGAAGATCGACGGATTCAGCGGACACGCCAGTTGCTTAGTACTGCTCTACTCAAGTTGATTGAGGAGCGTGGCTATGACTCGCTGACCGTGAATGACATTACTGAACAAGCAAATGTAGGGCGGGCTACGTTTTATCTGCACTACCAGGACAAGGAGCAATTATTAGTTGAAAGTCTGGAGGAAATGTTTTCTCAACTGGAAGATTTGATCGCTCCGCTCTCTGAGACACTGGGAGAGGAACACTATAGCACTGCAACACGCCTGCTATTCCAGCATTTTGGCGATCATCACCGATTGTATCGAGTTCTTCTAACTGAAAAGGGAGCTGCGATGGTATTCCCTCGACTCCTTGAAATTGTTAGCGAGATTGCTGAACAAATTGCTGGGCAAGATGTGATTTCAAAGTCAGTTGAGCAGCCTCAAACTCTTATTTCGACCAATCTTGTAGGACATTATGTAGCAGGAGCATTTCTTGGCTCGGTTGTTTGGTGGCTAAACAACAATAAACCTTACTCCGCCGAACAGATGGCAGCTGTTTATGTGCATTTAATGGACCCCGGTGTCACGAAAGTTTTGGGAATTGCCAGTGCAGAATTACCTGAGCTGTCGGATGTATTCACAGGTATTGTCAAATTAGCTAGGAGTGATAAGGATGACAGTTGGTGA
- a CDS encoding WD-repeat protein, with protein sequence MNLEQFSRAVLAMMAIALALSIGGCNNSQPTSDVSNSETLTPQTPTTPTTPSPWQKIQLYRTIEAHTTPIRCIAISPDRSTLASGSFGGEVKLWKFPTGELLHSIEMNTTVTSINFNPDGQIFATGDTEGDVKLWQLSTGKLVGNFQGHSFTVQSVAFSPDGQTLASGSWDKTIKLWETRTGKLLYTLEGHKDIVTSVTFSPDGKMLASSDFEGTIELWQIDQIKSSRLFVRLLDSVETIRFSPDGQRLASASSDNSAKLWDVSSGRIIHAFSHSDVVTDLAFSADGQVLASTSRDRTVKLWDVSSGKAIDTLEGNFRTVINISSDNQFLVTGDENGQIQIWQIVE encoded by the coding sequence ATGAATCTCGAACAATTTTCCCGCGCAGTTTTGGCTATGATGGCGATCGCATTAGCTCTCTCCATAGGGGGGTGTAATAATTCTCAACCAACTTCAGATGTTTCCAATTCAGAAACTTTAACTCCTCAAACCCCGACTACTCCTACTACTCCTAGTCCCTGGCAAAAAATCCAACTTTACCGCACCATAGAAGCTCATACAACTCCGATTAGATGTATTGCTATTAGTCCCGATCGCTCGACCCTAGCTAGTGGTAGTTTTGGTGGCGAGGTAAAGTTATGGAAGTTCCCAACTGGCGAACTACTTCATTCTATAGAAATGAATACGACGGTAACTTCGATTAACTTTAACCCTGACGGTCAAATTTTTGCCACGGGAGATACTGAAGGCGATGTCAAATTATGGCAACTCAGTACTGGTAAATTAGTTGGTAACTTCCAGGGACATTCCTTTACCGTACAATCTGTAGCCTTCAGCCCCGATGGACAAACTCTTGCCAGTGGTAGCTGGGACAAAACCATCAAACTCTGGGAGACAAGGACGGGAAAACTACTTTACACCTTAGAAGGTCATAAAGACATAGTTACATCTGTAACCTTTAGCCCAGATGGAAAAATGCTCGCCAGTAGCGATTTTGAAGGCACGATCGAGCTGTGGCAAATAGACCAAATAAAATCCTCGCGTCTTTTTGTTCGTCTCCTTGACTCAGTTGAAACTATTAGGTTCAGTCCAGATGGGCAGAGGCTTGCTAGTGCAAGTTCTGACAACTCTGCCAAACTGTGGGATGTGTCCAGTGGGAGAATAATTCACGCTTTTAGTCATTCAGACGTAGTAACGGATCTTGCTTTTAGTGCCGACGGACAAGTCCTCGCCAGCACGAGTCGCGATCGCACTGTCAAGCTATGGGATGTGTCTAGTGGCAAAGCTATCGATACTCTTGAAGGTAATTTTCGGACGGTTATTAATATTAGCTCAGACAATCAGTTCCTCGTTACTGGAGATGAAAATGGTCAAATTCAGATTTGGCAAATTGTTGAGTAA